The Coregonus clupeaformis isolate EN_2021a chromosome 27, ASM2061545v1, whole genome shotgun sequence genomic sequence aaatacttatttccctcattaaaatgcaaatcaatttataaaatctttgacatgcatttttctggatttttttgtttttattctgtctctcactgttcaaataaacctaccattaaaagtatagactgatcatgtctttgtcagtgagcaaacgtacaaaatcagcaggggatcaaatacttttttcccctcactataTTTGcatactttagcaatgtcattgtatttccatgCCACTCTAAGTTAGTGTAATTTAGACGTAACAGTCACATTAGCCTCCGAGATGCAACCCATGTCTAGGGAACAAATAAATATTGGACGCAGCTATAGTGGTATTAGCTAACTCATGTCTGACTACAACAATGTACTAACTAACAGCAACAAACTCAGGGCCATAGTAAAACATGCCACAGTTGGTTGCAGTGTAACTGTGTCTCCAAACGAGATTACGTTATTTCTCGAGCCATGTTTATAGTTGAGCGATGATGACAATCGATGACCCCGTTTTTCTGTTAAAGTGCACCGTTGGGTGCCAGACTGATCCCCAGGTCATGAACTGCGCAATGTGATTGCAAAGGTTTAGCGACCTCAAAAATATTTAATTCACTGTTCGCTTGCTATTTTCACAGCTTgtcaggcaagacctcagaataaaagtgTGTCATGCGACACAAGTATCCtacaagatggcgccgacagacgcgatcgccctgtttctagctcctagccaACTTCGCAGTATTATTTTTTTgggtgttatttcttacattatttgctcagaacATTACTTGTATTATTACCTACAGCTAGAAATAACTTTCAATAGAGGTGGAAGGAGTGGGGCCCTAGTCAGACTCAGGTGGCGTGCATACCATCCACTGCTTCCCAGTATATTACTTGCTAACGTTCAGTCCCTAGACAATAAAAGTGAGGAtatccttccagagagacatcaaggactgtaacatactctgttttacggaatcatggctctctccggatatactgtccctgtcCATCGCGCGggcagaaaaaataaataaagaaaataaaaacgCTCAGAGAAAAAGAAAGACACAGGGGTTTGTTTTATGATTAACAACTcctggtgtgattgtggtaacgaacaagaactcaagtccttttgttctcccaatctggaatacctcaccatcaaatgcAGATCGCATTACCTCCCGAGATAATTTTCTTTGGTCATCGTCACTGCCATGTATATTCCCCCCAAGCAGACACCGcgacggctctcaaggaactacactggacaatgtgcaaactggaaaccgtaTATTCTGAGaccacatttattgtagctggggactttaataaaggaaatctgaggaaaacgtTACTGAAATTCTATCAACACCTCTCCTGTGCTACATGCGCAACACAGACCCTGGATCATTGCTATACTCCCTTCCGGGacagctacaaggccctcccccgccctcccttcggcaaatcaaaTCGCGCCTCcccacctataggcagaaacttaaacaggaagctCCCATGGCAAGGAATGTTCAACGTTGGTATGATcaatcggaatctatgcttcaagattgttttgatcacgcggactgggaaatgttccggGTCGCCTCTGAGGATAGTTTcgacgtatacactgactcggtgactgggttcatcaggaagtgcatagaggatgttgttccaaCTGTGAtgattagaacttatccaaaccaaaaacagtgggtagatggcagcattcgtgcaaaactgaaagcgcgaaccaccacatttaaccatggcaaggtgactgggaacatggacatgtacaaacagaccagctacgACCTCCGTAAGGCAAGCCTCCGTAAGGCAAGCAATAAGACtgatgaacaattaatcaaatgaccacccggactatttacattgacctcccccctttgtttttacactgctgctactcgctgtttattatctatgcatagccactttacccctacctacatgtacaaattaccttgactaacctgtactcccgcacattgacttggtaccggtaccccctgtatatagccttgttattgtaattatactgtgttactttttattttttacttgagtttatttagtaaatattttcttaactctatttcttgaactgcattgttggttaagggcaacCTCTTAAATGTAGATTTCTGCCTAAATAGACATATCCAAAAGTAACTGCTATTCAAGTGTAATTACATGATTCTGACATGCAAAAACGtggtatatttggaaagaagatatctgggagattatgaggaaatgatcagaagatagataggacttacatagttcagaatacacaagaacaagcacacacaaaataaccattttttattttgaaagtcATCTTTCATTGACGTATGGATGGTGCCATATCCCCGgcaccacccatatgtaaaaatgtatgcacacttgactgtaagtcgctttggataaaagcgtctgctaaatggcatattattattattattattaattattgatGACTAGAGCTGGAAACACATCAGATGGCTTCCACAACATGTGAACAATATCAGAAAAAAAAACCTAACAACTAGAAATGGGCAGAAGTTTTAGTAAGTGGTGTCAGGTGTGCTCACGGGACGTTTCCAAGTGTCCCTAAACTTCTCCAAAGTGACATATGTCTGCAAATTAGATAATTCCAGTGCTATTACATATTTGCAATCCCTAAATGCTATTTGTCCAGTATAAAAAACAATTTCTACCATATCAACCtcactcaaacattgtggtggtgttatggggTATCCAGGGTACATCCAAGTGTCCTTTCAGTGTAGAATGTGGTAATTGCACTGTTTTTGCACACTGGATGTGCCTAAAAGTTATTGTTCACAATAAAAACGAAATTTCTACAACACCAACCtctctcaaacattgtggtggtaATAAAAACGAAATTTCTACAACACCAACCtctctcaaacattgtggtggtgtcgGGGGACATAAAGGGGATGTGGATACCTAGAGCGCTTAAGCAGGCAACATTATATTTTTGATGCTCAGATATAGTCACTCGGTGGAGATTCGATGTTGCCATTAAGTCATACATCATCAGATAACATTGGCAATATGCTAGATATGTTCATATCAACCTAAGGATTAATTTGATACCCCCTATGTAGctatagctcaaacacagaccaaaatataagcttaccttgtaagatgtttactgtttggtgaaaacgttgtgtaaaataaacattttgactcTCGAGGCTGGTGATCAATAACGGTAGGTCATAGGCAGACAAATAAGATATCCTCATGATCTGTGGAGTCCCGGCTTTCGGTGTGTAACAATGTATTCCGTGTTTATTTCGTTTATGCTTCACAAGGCTAACCGGAATGTAGGTAGCAGCCATCTTGAAATGAGGTCATCGGCTCAGCCTGCTCTTATAAATGTGTATGCCCATATATGGTAGTAAGTCATACCAAAGATTGGAAGGCACCGATCAATAGCCAATACACTGCTTTCCGCAGACACCCTGCTTTTGCAGATAGAGGCTACCGTTCTCACACTAGACTGAATTGAATAAAACAAATCAAATAGGGTCCCCAAATATCACTTTACATTTAAgaggggcttgtaagtaagcatttcaaggtaaggtacctgttgtattcggcgcatgtgatttGAATTCATTTGAGCTTGACAACCCACCttgccgctttgtggacaacgactcccattgttagggcgaaGAGACATGTAGCCTATGTAtgttgtcagtatatccataatctttggaATAGTGCATTGTTGGTAGTTTAGAAGCTATCTCTGTGCTATGCTTTACACGACTGTATGGAAGCGTTCACATATCACTGCAGTTTCAAAGTGTACCTACTTTTTCCTTTGTAGCCTACTGAATACAATTATTCAAATATGTCAATTACAGAGTTTAAGAACACATCAAATCCAAAATTACATTAGGATACAAACtgaggattaaaaaaaaaaatgttttttttttttttgctgaagGAGGCATTTTGCTGAAGAAGACCCTGAAGAAGGCATTGTGATGCCAAAACGTTGGTGCTTTACGCAGTACTTGACATGGAATGAAATAGGtgccagtactcattttgggtgcaggagttccacaatacttttgagctaatattttaTAAGGGTAACAGGAgttcaagcagtagaacatttgaggtgccagtGCTCAGCTCCGGTGTTTTTCGCTTGTGCCTTTATCGGAATTATATGCAGTGGACGTTTCAAAGGTAGAGCTGAtttgcacacacacagtcaaacaacAGTCAAGGATGATGACTCTTGGTGACTCAGTCATAGGCCAAGTGATAGGCCTAATTAGCCCTTACCAATAGACGCTTTCCAAATTGGCTTGAAACATCGTCCGCACGGTTGACGTTGCTTGATTGAAGTCCCCTGATTGCAGCTGTGGGAGAACCAGCTAATTGGCGCTCACGTGTTTCACAATGGATGAGCTCACCTGAAGCCACGTAGTAATTAAGTCACCTGATGTATCTATCTGTTGGTTAATAATTACCCCAGTCATTGGTATATAAAAGTAGAAGGGTCTCTCCCATATTTCCTTTGTTCTTCAGGTCACGATGGCATTCACTGGGAAATATCAGCTTGAGTCTCAGGAGAATTTTGAGCCTTTCATGAAGGCAATTGGTAAGTAACAAACTATTGACAGACCTATGCTCTTATCATAGACAGTATTAAACAGGCTCTTATGAAGGTGGAAACAGTATTTTGTTCTGTGGCACTATCTTCTCAATTGGTACTGACACATTTCTTATAAGGATAGATGGGGCTAATGGCCTCTCAATCTGACAATTTTTCTGACCGTTTTCAAGAGAACATCCACAATCAATTGGCAAAACAGAATATTTAGTGGGTATATGTATTAGTGCTGTCATAGTTGGTCAGTTAACTTATGGTTTTAGTGCACTTTTTTTGTATTACATTGTCTAAAGCTGTTCACACTGAACATCCCAATACAATCTATACAGCTAAAAACAAAAATGCCATGTCAACTCAAGTTGCCATTAAGTGTGCTTTTGCTTACCTGATTTTGCTAACTTACTTTGGACAAAATCAAGATGTCATGTTTTTTTGTATTAATCTTATTACAGCTCAATTTGAGCAAATTCTGCAATTAACTCTACCTTAATTGTTTGACATCCCTAGGCTAATGTACTTAAAAGTGCCATACTTTATGGTACTGGATGTCCATGACCCACACATATGCCGACGTAAGATTACCTTATCTGACTGATAGCTAATCTTTGCACTTTAGCTCAATGGTTATTTGTAACCAATAGCCTAACCCATGCACCCAAAAATACTGCTAGGTCAGTTGGGTTTCTATCTCAACTAGGATGCTCAGTTATGGTTATTCTTAAATCTAAAGATGTCTTGACTACAAAGTCCCAATTTGAAACACATGAATGTGTAATCCAAAGGAAACCTGCACACATTCCGGCAGGCTATAGGCTGTAAAATTAAACCTTAATAAGTTTGAAATAAGTTTGTATACATAGTTCAATGTGTACTGCCCCACCACCATTTCAACATGTTCCTCCTCAACCCTTAGGTCTGCCAGATGATCTCATCCAGAAGGGCAAGGACGTCAAGAGCGTGTCGGAGATTGAGCAGAATGGAGACCATTTCAAAGTGACTGTGACCACAGGCACCAAGGTCATGGTCAACTCGTTCACGGTCGGCCAGGAGGCTGAGCTGGAGACGATAACTGGAGAGAAGATAAAGGTGAGTTTGTCAACCAGACACGCCCGCGATTACTTGGCCTCGTGGGCACACCTGAACATTGGTTATTGTATTTGAGTTGTAAATAACATGGGTGGGCAATTCTGGTCCTTGCGGGCCAAAGTATGCAGGTATTTTTTCCAGTTCAGCTTTTGCACCTGATAGTTTCCTTAGTGCTGGAGCAAATGTCTTGACGTTGCCCGCAATGAAGTTTCTCTCCCAACCTCGTGTAACTTGTTTAGGATGTTCCATGACCTAGTCTATGATTGGTGTTAACCCTACTTATGACAAGCTGTAGTGCGGTAACTTGATGTAGTCTAGTTTGTTACTCTTGCCTGGTATGTCATGCATTGACTCAACTCTTCCCCAGTCTACGGTGAATCTGGTTGGGAACAAGCTAATTGTCTCACTGAAGGGCATTGAGTCGGTCACTGAATTCAATGGGGACACAGTCATTGGTGTAAGTATGTGGTCGGGGACCAGCATGGGTTTAAATTGTCAAAAACAGGTGGAATTTTACTTGTGTTCAAATGTAACTGCTGTAGAACCTAATCTGTGTGCACCCTTTCTTTCCAGACCATGACGCTCGGCCCCATCGTCTACAAGCGGATAAGCAAGCGTATCTAATGGTCTCAACCCTCTTTCAATAAATGAAGGGAATGTATTTTGACTTTGTGGTTTGTCTATAAAGTTTACCCTTAGCTTTGCTTGGTTGAGCTGCAGTGTACAGCACAAGACGACATTATCAGTGTTCacttttattacattttacattcaaTATTGCACATGGGATGGTATACTGACTCAATGTTTACTAGCATGAAGGTGGGAGCAATCATGAGTTCACAGGGACTGAGCCAAACAGATCTAGACGAGGCCTCATCATACAGATGGCAGTCTCAATGCTAAACCAAAGGAACTTAACCACTTTCATTGCAACAGAATATCTAGCTGTTGAAAGCAGTTTACACATGACAAGGCACACATTTTGCAATATGAGAACAGCCAAGGAACTTTGGGGTTGATTTGCTGACTAATTTCATACCATTGAAATGTAGGTGAGACAACAGAAGCTCATTGCTTATGGATGACGTTGTCCTCAACACTGACTGCCTCAGCCATGCCCATGGGCTTGTTCTGCAGGGCAGCCTCTCtcatgctgtggtagccatgctcatTCTGCTTGAACATCCTCAGCTCCATCTCAGTCTGCATACGCATTGACTAGGAAACATAAGGTTGGGTCAAAAGTCTGGTAGTAAATGAGCTAACACTACCTGACCATCTTCGTTCCACACATTTCTATTTAATATTGCGCCCTACTGAACAGGGCTACCTTATGCAATTCCAACGGTTAATTGACCTAAAGATATTCAATAACCTACTCCTGTACCTCAAGGTCCTTGGTGATGGGGTGGTTGGGTCCGTGGGTGACCATGAGGATGGCGTAGGCCTTGCAGATCATGCCATGGCCAACCTCGATGAGCCCTGCGTGCCAGTGGGTCACGCCAGCCCGCATGGTGGCCATGCCCAACTGGGCGTTATTGGGGTGGTACAACTTCCTGCTCGGGGGGTTAAAGATAAAGATATGGGACTTCAATGATGTAGACATGCTAATCTTATGGCCCCTTATTGGTCTCATCCACCCTTTCCCATCACTCACATGTATCCCTCCACCAGTATGCCTGTATATTCTGCAGCCTCTGAGAAGAACTGCAGGTAGGACAGCGCCTCACTGGCTGCACTCAGCATACGCAGGTGGTACAGGTGTGTATTGGCCAACACAGGCTCCTGTTTGTGTAGACACTCACGACACAGCTGCACCACCTGTGGAGGGGGAATTTGGAGGGTTTAATGAgatggtgagtgaattatgggccaGTGAAAGGCAGGTATTATCACGCTCCAATGCCGTTCGTAAAGGATGGGATTGTTACCTCATGGAAGTCTCCCGCAGTGCGAGCTGCCTCAACCTTGGCCAGGCACTCTAAACTGAACTCCTGTACCAACTTCACCAGCTCATCAGAGGGCTGAGAGAATAGAGTAAACAAGTGTCAGTGTAGGACTATTGGGGAACACTCACTCCTGATCATTGACAGAAAGAGCTCATGACCAATGTACTACTGCATAGATCCACAACTCAGTGTTTCATTGAAGGAAATGTTGCGTAACGTGTTGATGGTCCAGTAAGTAGTCAATTCCTGTACATAGATACTTATGTAACGTATATCCAGGTCCATGGCATTGACCTGTCTAAAGACATGGTCAAGCGCTGATAGAGTTAGTCATAGTATTTAGCGATGTCTCAGACAATCAATTGGAATTCAGCATCAGGTGACCAGATCACAGCTGAAACCAGAATAACTTGATTTCTTATCAACTGCTACATGTATTTTGTTCTATGGTCTCAGCTGATATTTAGGGTGGGGATCATGTGAGGCACGATTAAGTTGAGCTCTTTTAAGGGAGCGGGGAAGCATGGAACTTTACTCAACTGAATAGTAACTAGGATGAAGTGTTGTAGGCCCCTGGCCCCTCAGAGGTATGATCATTTTAAAACATGCTTCTGATGCATCAGCTGAGAGGTGCCCATCTGCATGCCAGAGTTACGTGCCCAACGTGAGTCTGGGTATGGCAGGGTCCAGGGACCCAGAACCCCACTGTTTGGAATGGAATTCATTGACACCAACCCTGCCCTTAACCCGTCAGTACTTTCCCCACCTTGTTGCCGTCGGTCTCCTTGGCAGCCATCTTTAGGTCATCCTTGAGGTGCTCGCTGCAGCTTTTACAGGTGCAGTCAAAGTGGTACTGGTGCTTCAGGGTGCGCTGGCGGTCCGTCGACACGTTCAGGAAGTCCACGTAGCCAACCGTCAGCTCCTCGTTCTCAGCAA encodes the following:
- the LOC121541701 gene encoding histone-lysine N-methyltransferase Smyd1-like isoform X1, with the translated sequence MTLDMDNVEVFDAGEKGRGLRTTKDLWAGEVVFAEPSFAAVVFDSLSQQVCHSCFRRQANLHRCAQCKFAHYCDRTCQTACWDEHKQECAAIKKYEKAPNENVRLAARVLWRIQKDTGIVSDGQLTSVDQLEDHVADMLADDLKELKINVKNFLDYCPKTRHGMEYISHIFGIINCNGFTLSDQRGLQAVGVGLFPNLCLVNHDCWPNCTVILNHGNQSALNAAYHSKRRIELRALGKIAENEELTVGYVDFLNVSTDRQRTLKHQYHFDCTCKSCSEHLKDDLKMAAKETDGNKPSDELVKLVQEFSLECLAKVEAARTAGDFHEVVQLCRECLHKQEPVLANTHLYHLRMLSAASEALSYLQFFSEAAEYTGILVEGYMKLYHPNNAQLGMATMRAGVTHWHAGLIEVGHGMICKAYAILMVTHGPNHPITKDLESMRMQTEMELRMFKQNEHGYHSMREAALQNKPMGMAEAVSVEDNVIHKQ
- the LOC121541702 gene encoding fatty acid-binding protein, liver-type-like, encoding MAFTGKYQLESQENFEPFMKAIGLPDDLIQKGKDVKSVSEIEQNGDHFKVTVTTGTKVMVNSFTVGQEAELETITGEKIKSTVNLVGNKLIVSLKGIESVTEFNGDTVIGTMTLGPIVYKRISKRI
- the LOC121541701 gene encoding histone-lysine N-methyltransferase Smyd1-like isoform X2; the encoded protein is MTLDMDNVEVFDAGEKGRGLRTTKDLWAGEVVFAEPSFAAVVFDSLSQQVCHSCFRRQANLHRCAQCKFAHYCDRTCQTACWDEHKQECAAIKKYEKAPNENVRLAARVLWRIQKDTGIVSDGQLTSVDQLEDHVADMLADDLKELKINVKNFLDYCPKTRHGMEYISHIFGIINCNGFTLSDQRGLQAVGVGLFPNLCLVNHDCWPNCTVILNHGKIELRALGKIAENEELTVGYVDFLNVSTDRQRTLKHQYHFDCTCKSCSEHLKDDLKMAAKETDGNKPSDELVKLVQEFSLECLAKVEAARTAGDFHEVVQLCRECLHKQEPVLANTHLYHLRMLSAASEALSYLQFFSEAAEYTGILVEGYMKLYHPNNAQLGMATMRAGVTHWHAGLIEVGHGMICKAYAILMVTHGPNHPITKDLESMRMQTEMELRMFKQNEHGYHSMREAALQNKPMGMAEAVSVEDNVIHKQ